The following coding sequences are from one Sardina pilchardus chromosome 16, fSarPil1.1, whole genome shotgun sequence window:
- the LOC134060033 gene encoding C-type mannose receptor 2-like, with translation MILLLITILLASDNVASSRRDINTGQDDGDNQQPGSAPDNFPDLSSTMWAPPQRPSGLSSLSSSVPRQFHVVKEEKNWTQARQYCREEFTDLATIDDMTEMEKVKNMTQEADVGTGVWIGLKNGCSPKGQWSLADRDFYRENKTEFRNWDKEKRQPNEKYEHEVCVFMNHEGLWHDANCSNSNYFICYNGTNSTQPYQLVTKRMNWTDAQRYCRKNHTDLVSVRNETENDQIKTANQQSSVWIGLFRDAWEWSDGSSSSFRHWKTGEPNYGTDSEEEFCAEIQHSSYDLWNDAGCESSKPFICYEDELVLVRENKTWREALQYCREHHVDLVSVTSKRVQRWVNERAKGASTAHVWVGLLHSYGVGWYWVCGQTVCYSNWTQGHGQEGSFQGVGAVSRDGLWVSSNLTKTDRLNFICTKMEQCD, from the exons ATGATTCTACTTCTCATCACCATACTGCTGGCCTcag ACAATGTAGCTTCATCAAGGAGGGACATAAATACTGGCCAGGATGATGGTGATAATCAACAGCCAGGATCTGCACCTGACAACTTCCCAGATCTATCCAGCACCATGTGGGCTCCTCCACAAAGACCCAGCG gtcttagcagtctctcctcctctgtgccacGTCAGTTCCATGTGGTGAAGGAAGAGAAGAACTGGACACAAGCTCGGCAGTACTGCAGAGAGGAGTTCACTGACCTCGCCACCATAGACGacatgacagagatggagaaggtgaaGAACATGACCCAGGAAGCAGATGTTGGTACTGGCGTGTGGATTGGGCTGAAGAACGGATGCAGTCCTAAGGGGCAGTGGTCTCTGGCTGACAGGGATTTCTACAGAGAGAACAAAACAGAGTTCAGAAACTGGGATAAAGAGAAACGCCAACCAAATGAAAAATATGAACatgaagtatgtgtgtttatgaatcaTGAGGGATTATGGCATGATGCTAATTGTAGCAACAGCAACTATTTCATCTGCTATAATG GGACAAACTCCACGCAGCCTTATCAGCTGGTTACTAAGAGGATGAACTGGACAGATGCTCAGAGATACTGCAGAAAGAACCACACGGATCTGGTCAGTGTgaggaatgagacagagaatgaCCAGATCAAGACAGCTAATCAACAAAGCAGTGTCTGGATCGGCCTATTCAGGGATGCCTGGGAGTGGTCAGATGGCAGCAGCTCCTCATTCCGCCACTGGAAGACTGGAGAACCCAATTATGGCACCGACTCCGAGGAAGAGTTCTGTGCTGAAATTCAACATAGTTCCTATGATTTGTGGAACGACGCAGGCTGTGAGTCTTCCAAACCCTTCATCTGCTATGAAG ACGAGTTGGTTCTGGTCCGTGAGAATAAGACCTGGAGAGAGGCGCTGCAGTACTGCCGAGAGCACCATGTGGACCTGGTGTCTGTGACGTCCAAGCGGGTCCAGCGCTGGGTGAATGAGCGGGCTAAAGGAGCCTCCACTGCTCACGTGTGGGTGGGCCTGCTCCACTCCTACGGCGTGGGCTGGTACTGGGTCTGTGGACAAACGGTCTGTTACAGCAACTGGACCCAAGGGCACGGCCAAGAGGGGTCCTTCCAAGGAGTGGGAGCAGTGTCTAGAGACGGTCTGTGGGTCAGCAGCAACTTGACTAAGACAGACAGACTTAACTTCATCTGCACCAAAATGG AGCAGTGTGACTGA